The Parambassis ranga chromosome 14, fParRan2.1, whole genome shotgun sequence genome includes a window with the following:
- the cdkn2aipnl gene encoding CDKN2AIP N-terminal-like protein — protein MSSSDVQDFIEQNRAVAGQVETFRGYWESDKHWEARREFILRNMNDFSEEQQDHLLSLSMVWANNVFLGCRYHTELLEKVNVMAEGIVVEDAPVFKTRDEIMKKQQGR, from the exons ATGTCTTCCTCGGACGTGCAGGATTTTATTGAACAAAACAGAGCTGTGGCCGGGCAGGTCGAGACGTTTCGAGGTTACTGGGAGAGCGACAAGCACTGGGAGGCCAGGAGGGAGTTCATCCTGCGGAACATGAACGACTTCAGCgaggagcagcaggaccacctgctctctctgtccatGGTGTGGGCCAACAACGTCTTCCTCGGCTGCCG GTATCACACAGAGCTCCTGGAAAAGGTGAATGTCATGGCTGAAGGCATCGTGGTCGAGGATGCACCAGTCTTCAAGACAAGGGACGAGATCATGAAGAAGCAGCAG GGTCGGTGA